Proteins encoded in a region of the Campylobacter geochelonis genome:
- a CDS encoding NAD-dependent succinate-semialdehyde dehydrogenase, translating into MKELLKHKDISFEKVENAIAVTNPYNLEVLAYVKKTSVSELEEIIKSSQIAQKNWREKTALQRADILYKWYELMKKHKESLAKIMTLEQGKSINEARGEVDYSASFIRWFAEEARRVDGDILTSVRNDQKLLVTKEPIGVTAAITPWNFPSAMISRKAAPALAAGCSMILKPASQTPLSAYALANLAYEAGVDENLFVVINGSASQISKCFCDSKIVKKISFTGSTEVGMLLYEQSAKTMKKLSLELGGNAPFIVFDDANLDKAVDGILASKFRNSGQTCVCANRIYVQEGIYDKFSQMIAKAVAKLEVGDGLKESTKQGPLIDEKAVLKVEEHIKDALNKGAKCLLGGKTHKLGGTFFEPTVLQDVTQDMLVAQEETFGPLCPIFKFQTDEEVVEFANNTDFGLASYIFTTSVSRQFKISQALEYGMVGVNTGAISNEVAPFGGVKFSGLGREGSKYGIDEYTQLKYTCLDIGE; encoded by the coding sequence ATGAAAGAGCTTTTAAAACACAAAGATATCAGCTTTGAAAAAGTAGAAAATGCCATAGCAGTAACAAACCCTTATAACTTAGAAGTTCTAGCCTATGTTAAAAAAACAAGCGTTAGCGAGCTTGAAGAGATTATAAAAAGCTCGCAAATAGCGCAAAAAAATTGGCGAGAAAAGACAGCTTTGCAACGAGCTGATATTTTATATAAATGGTATGAGCTTATGAAAAAGCACAAAGAGAGCTTAGCTAAAATCATGACTTTAGAGCAAGGAAAAAGCATAAATGAAGCAAGAGGCGAGGTTGATTATAGTGCAAGTTTTATAAGATGGTTTGCCGAAGAAGCGCGCCGCGTTGATGGGGATATACTAACAAGTGTTAGAAATGATCAAAAACTTTTAGTAACAAAAGAGCCTATTGGTGTAACTGCTGCTATAACGCCTTGGAATTTTCCAAGTGCGATGATTTCAAGAAAAGCTGCTCCCGCTCTAGCAGCTGGTTGCTCGATGATACTAAAACCAGCAAGTCAAACTCCACTAAGTGCGTATGCTTTAGCAAATTTAGCTTATGAAGCCGGAGTTGATGAGAATCTTTTTGTAGTTATTAACGGTAGCGCTAGTCAGATTAGCAAATGCTTTTGCGATAGCAAGATAGTTAAAAAGATTAGCTTTACAGGCTCAACCGAAGTTGGAATGCTTTTATATGAGCAAAGTGCAAAAACTATGAAAAAACTAAGCTTAGAGCTTGGCGGAAATGCACCATTTATCGTATTTGATGATGCAAATTTAGATAAAGCGGTTGATGGCATACTAGCGAGTAAATTTAGAAACAGCGGTCAAACTTGCGTTTGCGCAAACAGAATTTATGTGCAAGAGGGAATTTATGATAAATTTTCTCAAATGATAGCCAAAGCAGTAGCAAAACTAGAAGTTGGCGATGGCTTGAAAGAGAGCACAAAACAAGGTCCACTAATCGATGAAAAAGCGGTCTTAAAAGTAGAAGAGCATATAAAAGATGCGCTAAATAAAGGTGCTAAATGCCTGCTTGGTGGCAAAACTCACAAGCTAGGCGGAACGTTTTTTGAGCCAACAGTCTTGCAAGATGTAACGCAAGATATGCTAGTAGCACAAGAAGAGACATTTGGACCACTTTGCCCTATTTTTAAATTCCAAACCGATGAAGAGGTAGTCGAGTTTGCAAACAACACCGACTTTGGACTAGCAAGCTATATCTTTACTACAAGCGTATCTAGGCAGTTTAAAATCTCACAAGCATTGGAATACGGCATGGTTGGAGTAAATACAGGAGCGATATCAAACGAAGTAGCGCCATTTGGTGGGGTTAAATTTAGTGGGCTTGGCAGAGAAGGCAGCAAATACGGCATAGATGAGTACACTCAACTAAAATACACTTGCTTAGATATAGGAGAGTAG
- the gabT gene encoding 4-aminobutyrate--2-oxoglutarate transaminase, which translates to MQTLDAKKAKFLPRGASIMCDWYVKSAKNATITTTDGKEFIDFAGGIGVLNIGHRHDKVVKAVKEQLDCFTHTSFQISPYESYISLAEQICNVVPIKGDKKAIFLSTGAEAVENAVKIARAHTKRSGVIAFTGAFHGRTMMTLALTGKVKPYKNNFGAMQYGVFHALYPSKTQNISTQDAIKSLERIFRSDIAPHDVAAIIFEPVQGEGGFNVAPKDFVAKLREICDKFGIVLIADEVQCGFGRTGKLFAMEHFSEQADIMTMAKSLAGGMVLSGVCGKAEIMDSVEPGGLGGTYAGNPLSTVAALAVLEVFKEEKLLDRSNKLGDELKEFLKSLNLKEASDIRGLGSMVAIEFGDDENPNATFAKKIQENAMKDGLLLLVCGVHSNVIRFLYPLTIEDETFKKALQIFKNAAIKAQE; encoded by the coding sequence ATGCAAACTCTTGATGCAAAAAAGGCTAAATTCTTGCCACGTGGCGCAAGTATAATGTGTGATTGGTATGTCAAATCAGCAAAAAACGCTACCATAACTACTACGGATGGCAAAGAATTTATAGACTTCGCTGGCGGTATAGGCGTTTTAAACATCGGTCATAGACACGATAAAGTCGTAAAAGCGGTAAAAGAGCAGCTTGATTGCTTTACTCACACATCTTTTCAGATAAGTCCATATGAAAGTTATATCAGCCTAGCGGAGCAAATTTGCAACGTAGTCCCTATAAAAGGCGATAAAAAAGCGATATTTTTATCAACTGGCGCAGAAGCTGTCGAAAATGCCGTTAAAATCGCAAGAGCGCATACAAAAAGAAGTGGCGTTATCGCATTTACAGGAGCATTTCATGGAAGAACTATGATGACTTTAGCACTAACTGGCAAAGTAAAACCTTATAAAAACAACTTTGGCGCTATGCAATATGGCGTTTTCCACGCTCTTTATCCGAGCAAAACTCAAAACATCTCAACACAAGATGCTATTAAAAGCTTAGAGAGAATTTTTAGAAGCGACATAGCGCCTCATGATGTCGCTGCGATTATCTTTGAACCAGTTCAAGGAGAGGGTGGATTTAACGTCGCGCCAAAAGATTTTGTTGCTAAACTTAGAGAAATTTGCGATAAATTTGGAATAGTTTTAATAGCAGACGAAGTTCAATGTGGATTTGGAAGAACTGGAAAACTGTTTGCGATGGAGCATTTTAGCGAGCAAGCCGATATCATGACAATGGCAAAAAGCTTGGCTGGAGGTATGGTTTTATCTGGAGTTTGTGGAAAAGCTGAGATTATGGATAGTGTTGAGCCAGGTGGTCTTGGTGGAACATACGCTGGAAATCCACTTAGCACAGTCGCTGCTTTGGCTGTTTTGGAAGTTTTTAAAGAAGAGAAACTTTTAGATAGATCAAACAAACTAGGAGATGAGTTAAAAGAGTTTTTAAAGAGCTTAAATTTAAAAGAAGCTAGTGATATAAGAGGTCTTGGCTCTATGGTTGCGATTGAATTTGGTGATGATGAAAATCCAAATGCCACTTTTGCTAAAAAAATACAAGAAAATGCCATGAAAGATGGGCTTTTACTTTTAGTTTGTGGCGTGCATTCAAATGTCATTAGATTTTTATATCCACTAACAATCGAAGATGAAACCTTTAAAAAAGCGTTACAAATCTTTAAAAACGCAGCTATCAAAGCACAGGAATAA
- the secA gene encoding preprotein translocase subunit SecA: MIKNITKMIFGTQNDRIVKQYAKKVIQINALEPKYEALSDDELKNAFATLKSLIQEGKKTLDDVLFDVFAIVREASKRVLNMRHFDVQLIGGMVLHDGRIAEMKTGEGKTLVATLPVVLNAMTGRGVHVVTVNDYLAKRDAKDMGALYNFLGFSVGVIVGGEYNDSVRKEAYDADITYGTNNEFGFDYLRDNMKFRLEDKVQREHNFVIVDEVDSILIDEARTPLIISGPTNRTLDGYVKANEVAKKLVRGEPAATPQEKPTGDFTVDEKNRTILPTEQGITKAEELFGVDNLYSLENAVLSHYLDQALKANHLFEKDVHYVVKDNQVIIVDEFTGRLSEGRRFSEGLHQALEAKEGVKIQEESQTLADITFQNYFRLYKKLAGMTGTAQTEAAEFSQIYSLDVISIPTNVPVKRVDQNDLIYKTEAEKFGAVIEEIKRLNAKGQPVLVGTASIEKSEKLHELLKKEKIAHSVLNAKNHEKEAQIIADAGAKGAVTIATNMAGRGVDIKISDEIRELGGLYILGTERHESRRIDNQLRGRSGRQGDPGESRFYLSLEDNLLRIFGSDKIKNIMERLGIKEGESIESRMVTKAVENAQKKVESLHFESRKYVLEYDDIANEQRKTVYRYRNELLDPEFDLSDKVDANREDYVNYLLESAEIYNGMLKSDFNLKALGELAFSETGEVFDPLDLDKADDYASLKDMMVAQLKTSYDTKMSVVDEEQKKNIEKQLYLQIVDRDWREHLYQMDILKTGIGLRGYNQKDPLTEYKKESYNLFIELVARLKSDSIRTLQSIRFKTKEEVEAEERAQKLMQEQMAAELEKSIKTNKEEQSSEQQFSKKPKRNEPCPCGSGKKYKECCGKSGPKKGALAV; encoded by the coding sequence ATGATAAAAAACATTACTAAGATGATATTTGGAACGCAAAATGATCGTATCGTAAAACAGTATGCAAAAAAAGTCATTCAAATCAACGCTTTAGAACCTAAATATGAAGCTTTGAGCGATGATGAGTTAAAAAACGCTTTTGCTACTTTAAAATCGCTTATTCAAGAGGGTAAAAAAACCCTAGATGATGTGCTTTTTGATGTGTTTGCTATAGTTAGAGAAGCTAGTAAAAGGGTTTTAAATATGCGCCATTTTGACGTTCAGTTAATAGGCGGTATGGTGCTTCATGATGGAAGAATAGCTGAGATGAAAACAGGCGAGGGAAAAACACTAGTTGCGACTTTGCCAGTTGTGCTAAATGCTATGACGGGGCGTGGCGTTCATGTCGTTACGGTAAATGACTACCTTGCAAAAAGAGATGCTAAAGATATGGGAGCTTTATATAACTTTTTAGGCTTTAGTGTCGGCGTAATCGTAGGTGGAGAGTATAACGATAGTGTTAGAAAAGAAGCGTATGATGCTGATATAACTTATGGGACAAATAACGAATTTGGCTTTGACTATCTACGAGATAATATGAAATTTAGACTCGAAGACAAGGTTCAAAGAGAGCATAACTTTGTTATCGTTGATGAGGTGGATTCGATTTTAATCGATGAAGCAAGAACTCCACTTATCATCTCTGGACCTACAAATAGAACTCTTGATGGATATGTTAAGGCAAATGAAGTAGCTAAAAAGCTAGTCAGAGGCGAGCCAGCAGCAACTCCACAAGAAAAACCAACTGGAGATTTTACTGTAGATGAGAAAAACAGAACCATTTTACCAACTGAACAAGGCATCACTAAAGCAGAAGAGCTTTTTGGCGTTGATAACTTATATAGCCTTGAAAATGCGGTTTTAAGCCACTATCTTGATCAAGCTTTAAAAGCAAATCACCTTTTTGAAAAAGATGTGCATTACGTGGTAAAAGATAACCAAGTTATCATAGTTGATGAATTTACAGGAAGGCTGAGCGAGGGAAGGCGTTTTAGCGAGGGACTTCATCAAGCACTAGAAGCAAAAGAGGGTGTGAAAATTCAAGAAGAGAGCCAAACTTTGGCTGATATAACATTTCAAAACTACTTTAGACTTTATAAAAAACTAGCTGGTATGACAGGAACTGCACAGACTGAAGCGGCTGAATTTAGTCAAATTTATAGCCTTGATGTTATATCTATACCTACAAATGTGCCGGTTAAAAGAGTTGATCAAAACGACTTGATTTATAAAACTGAAGCTGAGAAATTTGGCGCTGTTATCGAAGAGATTAAAAGACTTAATGCCAAAGGACAGCCGGTTTTAGTAGGAACTGCTTCGATTGAAAAGAGTGAAAAGCTTCATGAGCTTCTTAAAAAAGAAAAAATCGCACACTCAGTTTTAAATGCTAAAAACCATGAAAAAGAAGCGCAAATCATCGCAGACGCTGGTGCAAAAGGCGCTGTAACGATAGCTACAAATATGGCTGGACGTGGAGTTGATATTAAAATCAGTGATGAGATTAGAGAGCTTGGCGGACTTTATATCTTAGGAACTGAAAGACATGAAAGTAGGCGAATCGATAATCAGCTAAGAGGTCGTTCAGGAAGACAAGGCGATCCTGGAGAGAGCAGGTTTTATCTAAGTTTAGAAGATAACTTGCTTAGAATTTTTGGAAGCGATAAGATAAAAAACATCATGGAGCGACTTGGTATAAAAGAGGGCGAGAGTATCGAGTCTAGGATGGTTACAAAAGCTGTTGAAAATGCGCAAAAAAAGGTAGAAAGCTTGCACTTTGAGTCAAGAAAATATGTCCTTGAGTATGATGATATAGCAAATGAGCAAAGAAAAACTGTATATAGATACAGAAACGAACTACTTGATCCAGAGTTTGACTTAAGTGATAAAGTTGATGCAAATAGAGAGGATTATGTTAATTATCTTTTAGAAAGTGCTGAAATTTATAATGGTATGTTAAAAAGCGACTTTAACTTAAAAGCGCTTGGCGAGCTAGCATTTAGCGAGACTGGCGAGGTTTTTGATCCGCTGGATTTAGACAAGGCTGATGATTACGCTAGTTTAAAAGATATGATGGTAGCGCAGCTTAAAACATCTTATGATACAAAAATGTCAGTAGTCGATGAAGAGCAGAAGAAAAATATAGAAAAACAACTATATCTTCAAATAGTTGATCGTGACTGGAGAGAACACCTTTATCAGATGGATATCTTAAAAACTGGAATTGGCTTAAGAGGGTATAATCAAAAAGATCCTCTAACTGAGTATAAAAAAGAGAGTTATAACCTTTTCATAGAGCTTGTTGCAAGGCTAAAAAGCGATAGTATCAGAACTCTTCAAAGTATACGTTTTAAAACTAAAGAAGAGGTAGAAGCTGAAGAGAGAGCTCAAAAACTTATGCAAGAGCAGATGGCGGCTGAGTTAGAAAAAAGCATAAAAACTAATAAAGAAGAGCAAAGCAGTGAGCAGCAATTTAGTAAAAAACCAAAGCGCAACGAGCCTTGCCCTTGCGGAAGTGGTAAAAAGTACAAAGAGTGTTGTGGTAAAAGTGGACCTAAAAAAGGGGCTTTAGCCGTTTAG
- the lolA gene encoding LolA-like outer membrane lipoprotein chaperone has translation MKKLFLTLLFSLNFAFANPLEFNTLSSDFTQTVTSDGSSIKYSGNFITTKELAFWHYSTPNLKDIYFSKTRVVSIEPDLEQAILTKLDQIPNLTAVLQSAKKEKDGSYSAKFDDITYKIELENNLISKISYKDKLDNDIEIKLNNVKKDEPIDESKLEPIIPKGYDIITQ, from the coding sequence ATGAAAAAACTCTTTTTAACCCTGCTTTTTAGCCTAAATTTTGCCTTTGCAAACCCGCTTGAGTTTAACACTTTAAGCAGCGATTTTACACAAACAGTAACCAGTGATGGAAGTAGCATAAAATATAGTGGAAATTTTATCACGACAAAAGAGCTTGCTTTTTGGCACTACAGCACGCCAAATCTTAAAGATATCTACTTTAGCAAGACTCGCGTCGTATCTATCGAGCCCGATTTAGAGCAAGCCATACTCACAAAACTAGATCAAATTCCAAATTTAACCGCAGTTTTACAAAGCGCAAAAAAAGAAAAAGATGGAAGCTATAGCGCTAAATTTGATGATATAACATATAAAATAGAGCTAGAAAATAATCTTATTAGCAAAATAAGTTATAAAGATAAGCTTGATAATGATATAGAAATTAAGCTAAATAATGTCAAGAAAGATGAGCCTATAGATGAGAGCAAACTTGAGCCGATTATACCAAAAGGATATGATATCATCACTCAATGA
- a CDS encoding TolC family protein, giving the protein MIKSIIQNYFINVDKKGFKTYFKFKILFIKLAGTIKKILFKSIKTIFIFLTTIFLTSGFAADKNYDLSTVSNTNKQKSTKFDYLNDAFDGAKDLDVDYKSSIKKRYPSYMGDKFSFDSLLEFTLLNSPGINLAKIDVLSALNEFDYARANYYPELGISANTEYSKRFDSGVNSVYIGNDSLSSQTTYSNSLSLVLRYDLFKFGADYYAAEAARENITNTRYKKCVYELNTSLNLLESYYEVLMYKNRVDIYEKLKNLYKMLYNYQKRLLKAGEIDKLALANSAISLADTSYELEELWLNANNSLSKLNAISGAKVKDISLLDDFGLNDTNLGFNKFEDTIIAKQFDYELMQNELALKAEEKSYYPTISFYARYDLYGSDMDSYRASQKDLEKHGYRVGLSFYMSLFDGGKRDTKVKEKEINKNRILLKKEEAKLEYEKDIADLSLYLGNKDRIENILKELQTLSNDTHSMQQRLNQSGENSKIDVLNAIIIALKKELDYKEHIIKTGYNATKANLLLRNWCGE; this is encoded by the coding sequence ATGATAAAAAGTATTATTCAAAATTATTTTATAAATGTTGATAAAAAGGGCTTTAAAACTTACTTTAAATTTAAAATTTTATTTATAAAATTAGCTGGCACAATTAAAAAAATATTGTTTAAAAGTATTAAAACTATTTTTATATTTTTAACCACTATTTTTTTAACTAGCGGATTTGCTGCTGATAAAAACTATGATTTATCAACCGTATCAAACACAAATAAGCAAAAAAGTACTAAATTCGACTATCTAAATGACGCTTTTGATGGTGCAAAAGATTTGGATGTTGATTATAAATCAAGTATTAAAAAAAGATATCCTAGTTATATGGGTGATAAATTTAGCTTTGATAGTTTGCTTGAATTTACTCTTTTGAACTCGCCTGGTATAAATTTAGCTAAAATAGATGTGTTAAGTGCTTTAAATGAGTTTGATTATGCAAGAGCAAATTACTATCCAGAACTTGGAATTAGCGCAAATACTGAGTATTCTAAACGCTTTGATAGTGGAGTAAACTCGGTTTATATAGGAAATGATAGTTTATCATCTCAAACTACATATAGCAACTCGTTATCGCTTGTTTTAAGATATGATTTGTTTAAATTTGGAGCTGATTATTATGCCGCCGAAGCTGCTCGCGAAAATATCACAAATACAAGATATAAAAAGTGCGTTTATGAGTTAAATACTTCATTAAATTTATTAGAAAGCTATTATGAAGTACTTATGTATAAAAACAGAGTCGATATCTATGAAAAGTTAAAAAACTTATATAAAATGCTATATAACTACCAAAAAAGGCTTCTAAAAGCTGGTGAGATAGATAAACTTGCCCTTGCTAATAGCGCTATATCGCTAGCCGATACAAGCTATGAATTAGAGGAGTTGTGGCTAAATGCAAATAACTCTTTAAGCAAATTAAATGCAATTTCGGGAGCAAAAGTAAAAGATATATCTTTGCTTGATGATTTTGGTTTAAATGATACAAATTTAGGATTTAATAAATTTGAAGATACTATTATAGCAAAGCAGTTTGACTACGAACTTATGCAAAACGAACTTGCTCTAAAAGCAGAAGAAAAATCATACTATCCAACTATATCATTTTATGCACGATATGATTTATATGGAAGCGATATGGATAGCTATAGGGCTTCTCAAAAGGATTTGGAAAAACATGGTTATAGAGTAGGACTTAGCTTTTATATGAGTTTATTTGATGGTGGTAAAAGAGATACAAAAGTGAAAGAAAAAGAGATAAATAAAAATAGAATATTGCTTAAAAAAGAAGAAGCAAAACTTGAGTATGAAAAAGATATAGCAGATCTCTCGTTATACTTAGGAAATAAAGATAGGATTGAAAATATTTTAAAAGAGCTACAAACATTATCAAACGATACTCACTCTATGCAACAACGCCTTAACCAAAGCGGAGAAAACTCAAAGATAGATGTGTTAAATGCTATTATAATAGCGCTTAAAAAAGAGCTTGATTATAAAGAGCATATCATAAAAACTGGATATAATGCTACTAAAGCAAATTTACTATTAAGAAATTGGTGTGGCGAGTAG
- a CDS encoding YcxB family protein, whose translation MQISYKLTKLDYLIYQLYIYETNPKERKKRFFWRSLSVGIWLFAIFYISYTSSPTNGFILFLVFILMLCFYPFYVKSSVKKQFKKYIQKYFINSINKEITASYKDNEICVSIQKNNSFNKFSAKDIKKIVKFGDMFYIFVGENTAIIVPNDSPNNLAFTTHIAKALNLGISIENNDKLIRKYL comes from the coding sequence ATGCAAATAAGCTATAAGCTAACTAAGTTAGACTATCTAATTTATCAGCTTTATATATATGAAACCAATCCAAAAGAGAGAAAAAAAAGATTTTTTTGGCGCTCTTTATCTGTAGGAATTTGGCTTTTTGCGATTTTTTATATATCATATACTTCATCACCAACAAATGGATTTATTTTGTTTTTAGTCTTTATTTTAATGCTTTGTTTTTACCCATTTTATGTTAAATCTAGCGTTAAAAAACAGTTTAAAAAATATATACAAAAATACTTTATTAACTCCATTAACAAAGAGATAACAGCGTCTTATAAAGATAACGAAATTTGCGTATCGATACAAAAGAATAACTCTTTTAACAAATTTAGCGCAAAAGATATCAAAAAGATAGTAAAATTTGGAGATATGTTTTATATCTTTGTTGGCGAAAATACTGCGATTATAGTGCCAAATGACAGCCCAAATAATCTAGCATTTACAACCCACATAGCAAAAGCTTTAAATCTAGGCATATCAATAGAAAACAATGATAAACTAATAAGGAAATATCTATGA
- a CDS encoding ABC transporter permease translates to MIKYLVSKYLRFDKSQPFITLCAILAFLGVSIGLMVLIIAMAIMNGFDKEFERKLFTMNYPITIMSHFKGSITKDELATLKAQFPDIKFSPYISSQVIVKSANRLEGGMIFGVNIADEKEINSVVKDGIKDANLSGYGVMLGKGLKDEFLLSDGEKVTLIFTKNDPGGFALIPKMKRFELRADFTSGLIAYDKAYIYADINDLARVLGYSDGKFDGIHIYSKEPFSDIKRISEVLPQGMRAIGWWEQNGNFFSALKLEKRALFIVLMLIILVASLNIISSLLMTVMNRRQEIALLLSLGTSKKEIKKIFFTLGMVIGGGGIVFGLVLGLFGVWLLGSFDIVNLPADVYGSSKLPMELSLTDLVMIVVGALFIVLLSSYYPAKKATQIDVLQTLRNE, encoded by the coding sequence TTGATAAAATATCTAGTTAGTAAATACCTGCGTTTTGATAAATCACAGCCTTTTATAACACTTTGCGCTATTTTGGCGTTTTTGGGTGTGAGTATTGGGCTGATGGTTTTAATCATAGCTATGGCTATTATGAATGGTTTTGATAAAGAGTTTGAGCGTAAACTCTTTACGATGAACTATCCCATAACGATAATGAGCCATTTTAAAGGTTCAATTACAAAAGATGAGCTAGCCACCTTAAAAGCGCAATTTCCAGATATAAAATTTAGTCCTTATATAAGTTCTCAAGTAATAGTAAAAAGTGCTAACAGGCTTGAGGGTGGTATGATATTTGGTGTAAATATCGCTGATGAAAAAGAGATAAATAGTGTAGTTAAAGATGGTATAAAAGATGCAAATTTAAGTGGTTATGGAGTGATGCTTGGCAAAGGCTTAAAAGATGAGTTTTTGCTTAGCGATGGAGAAAAAGTTACTCTGATATTTACTAAAAATGATCCGGGTGGATTTGCTTTGATACCTAAAATGAAGCGCTTTGAGCTAAGAGCGGATTTCACTTCAGGCTTAATCGCATATGACAAGGCTTATATCTATGCTGATATAAATGACTTGGCAAGAGTTTTAGGATACAGCGATGGTAAATTTGATGGGATTCATATATACTCAAAAGAGCCATTTAGCGATATAAAACGCATTAGCGAGGTTTTGCCACAAGGAATGAGAGCTATTGGGTGGTGGGAGCAAAATGGTAACTTTTTTAGCGCGTTAAAACTTGAAAAAAGAGCCCTTTTTATCGTACTTATGCTCATAATTTTAGTTGCAAGTTTAAATATCATAAGTTCGCTTTTAATGACTGTGATGAATCGCCGTCAAGAAATCGCGCTTTTGCTATCTTTAGGAACTTCCAAAAAAGAGATAAAAAAGATTTTTTTCACACTTGGCATGGTTATAGGCGGGGGTGGTATAGTTTTTGGGCTTGTTTTGGGGCTTTTTGGGGTGTGGCTACTTGGAAGTTTTGATATAGTAAATTTACCAGCTGATGTTTATGGAAGCTCGAAACTGCCGATGGAGCTTTCGCTAACTGATTTGGTTATGATAGTTGTAGGAGCTCTTTTTATCGTACTTCTTTCATCTTATTATCCAGCCAAAAAGGCAACGCAAATCGATGTTTTACAAACTCTAAGAAATGAGTAA
- a CDS encoding aromatic amino acid transport family protein has product MSDVLKVKRLQFSEGVSMIVGTNIGAGILSLSFAARKAGYLPLLFWLVLVGILTTITMLYVAEATLRTKEHEQLSGLSKRYVGGVGSWIMFASVAVNSIGALIAYMSGSGDLMHSLFGIDKKLGSILFFIPAAGVLWFGLKAIGRGEKFVTAAMIILLLVLIVATFLTPQTDFSHIFEGDWVYMVPVFNVVVFIYCAQYIVPEMARGFAHNPKQLPKAVIAGMGTTFVLLALVPLSVISLSGLDNITQVATIGWGEALGSWAFFVANGFALFAMLTSYWGLGGSFFTNIADKFSLQVDNDMLVRAGVLVVVVVPPFFLAYSGFVSFVDALYFVGVFSGVVLSIMPIMILKGSRKKGTNKDDIWHCPNWMTSPFIYVSIIVLYCLSAVYAIASKLGYLPAGW; this is encoded by the coding sequence ATGTCTGATGTTTTAAAAGTCAAAAGACTACAATTTAGCGAAGGCGTGTCTATGATAGTAGGCACAAACATCGGCGCTGGGATTTTATCTCTTTCTTTTGCGGCTAGAAAAGCTGGGTATTTACCGCTTCTTTTTTGGCTTGTTTTGGTTGGAATTTTAACAACGATAACCATGCTTTATGTTGCAGAAGCAACTTTAAGAACCAAAGAACACGAGCAGCTTAGTGGGCTTTCTAAACGTTATGTTGGTGGCGTTGGCTCTTGGATAATGTTTGCTTCAGTTGCTGTAAATTCAATCGGCGCTTTGATTGCTTATATGAGTGGAAGTGGAGATTTGATGCACTCGCTTTTTGGCATAGATAAAAAGCTTGGAAGCATTTTGTTTTTTATACCAGCAGCTGGTGTTTTATGGTTTGGACTAAAGGCGATTGGTAGAGGTGAGAAGTTCGTAACGGCGGCTATGATAATACTTTTGTTAGTATTGATTGTCGCTACATTTTTAACTCCACAAACCGACTTTTCGCATATTTTTGAAGGCGATTGGGTTTATATGGTGCCAGTTTTTAACGTTGTTGTCTTTATCTACTGCGCTCAGTACATCGTACCTGAGATGGCAAGAGGTTTTGCGCATAATCCAAAACAACTCCCTAAAGCAGTAATCGCTGGTATGGGAACAACCTTTGTTTTGCTTGCTCTTGTGCCACTTTCTGTTATATCGCTAAGTGGGCTTGATAATATAACTCAAGTTGCAACTATTGGCTGGGGCGAGGCGCTTGGTAGCTGGGCGTTTTTTGTTGCGAACGGTTTTGCACTTTTTGCTATGCTTACATCTTATTGGGGACTTGGCGGAAGCTTTTTTACAAACATAGCAGATAAATTTAGTTTGCAAGTAGATAATGATATGCTTGTTAGAGCCGGAGTTCTTGTAGTTGTCGTTGTTCCACCGTTTTTCCTTGCTTATAGTGGGTTTGTTAGCTTTGTTGATGCTCTGTATTTTGTCGGGGTATTTAGTGGCGTTGTGCTTAGTATTATGCCTATTATGATTTTAAAAGGTTCAAGAAAAAAAGGCACAAACAAAGATGACATCTGGCACTGCCCAAACTGGATGACTAGTCCATTTATCTATGTAAGCATTATCGTGCTTTACTGCTTAAGCGCGGTTTATGCTATCGCTTCAAAGCTTGGATACTTGCCTGCTGGCTGGTAA